In Lewinellaceae bacterium, a single window of DNA contains:
- a CDS encoding alpha/beta hydrolase codes for MPGSISEKIYVNINGVEQGMFIKSKDATRPVLLFLHGGIPVYFLTKKYPTGLEDYFTVVWWEQRGSGLSYSSNIPPESLTLEQMISDTKEVTNYLRKRLGQDKIYLMAHSGGTFIGMHVAARAPELYHAYISTISS; via the coding sequence ATACCTGGAAGTATTTCCGAAAAAATCTATGTCAATATAAATGGTGTAGAGCAGGGTATGTTTATCAAGAGTAAAGATGCAACACGGCCCGTATTGCTTTTCCTTCATGGTGGCATCCCTGTATATTTCCTGACAAAAAAATACCCGACAGGTCTTGAAGATTATTTTACAGTGGTTTGGTGGGAACAACGTGGTTCAGGGCTCTCTTACAGTTCCAACATTCCGCCAGAGTCGCTGACCCTGGAGCAAATGATATCCGATACAAAGGAAGTAACGAATTATCTTCGCAAGCGGCTTGGACAAGATAAAATTTATCTCATGGCACACTCGGGTGGCACCTTCATTGGTATGCACGTGGCTGCGCGCGCACCTGAACTATATCACGCATACATTTCAACAATCAGCTCATAG
- a CDS encoding AAA family ATPase, protein MAKPVIVLAFANEREKGNRYLRNLPRELNALKTVLERAETAGLCDLEILPNTTLALLADTLRKPQYQGRIAIFHYSGHANSLDLLLEQDSGASASAHAAGLLPLLAGIGSLQLAFLNGCFSIQQANALKDKGVPAVIGTVQAVSDALATELSIHFYEGLADGLSIDKAWQWATHEAVAARGEKDWGKYYELQKRGAGIEAVEGRFPWELLYRDPSGEAPGWNLPMAADNPLFGLPPVPEKYSPPNEPFRYLRRYTIEEAPVFFGRGSAIQQLYRQLTMQLGAPVVLLNGQSGVGKSSLLYAGLFPRLEEQYDLKYVRRDRQKGLLRQLMEALGVEGAPEEWPGEDKEIAKNKIQQDIRQLENTLSQLEGDARQQVEGLIQNYREKQEQASLAQPPIGADLRRQWLSLEAASEKKGLLIILDQVEEIFTRPNKELPNELESLLRQVQHIFGEPNQRPKGKLLFSYRKEYHSDFLKIFNRYRILREEFFLDKLDKKDIIEVVNGLASTEQLRQKYRLEVEPGLPLEIANNLIADPDSPISPVLQIILTKMWQLQEGQSPRVFKAENYHQLQEKGLLLSDFFQQQMKQIEQWEKTAGRAVASSGLALDILNFHTTRLGTAESRDLQQLRILYQHQSDILDELIHRFQDTYLLAGMEGAKTALAHDTLAPIVQKEMRDSDKPGQRALRILETKVIDYIRDPEEAVIEEDDLSLVEEGAEGMRVWLPMEIELIEKSRQRREELEAERRRNRIFRRAAVVAIAVVAAVALFFWRSTEQRRRQLAIENEYNQGRLLAEEDPAAGLPVILEAYRQAPEDEGKLETAYRIYEQNVLYQSLLKTEHHLNAAAFSPDGAHFAVATGAGNSVYLYSTDEREPIDSFAAPNSPCYALAFGPDGSLFIGSEDRKAYRWDWKAKRHDTFAPQPGTDGASVRALAVSTQGQWLLTLHAGGVVRCWDIQTSGFLQELALPGPAKSMAPGSLPATHEELAFIGMENGEILEFSFRTRALGPAAGLQWGGGAAAALAFNQASSLLAIGGQNGALQLWRRVGEGWEPGAAIAGHKADIAALAFSGGGQYLISADAGGSVQATETKRGQPYRRLKGHHGALQSISYLDSEDILFTASADSTVRSWAFPYPLPNREQQLSLSSIEQLVFAPDGRYLAAASDSDSIFILNAGNWGLLNRYRWPEGQVTELLFPAGGELLAGATEQGEAVFVEFQSGKVRHRIPLPGGSPGVIALMDDQLAAADAAGRISLWNWREEKLLKETQDEGLSDISALAFAADGKALLAATLNGKLSLRSLPGLEEQASAAWGQELGGLSAGSNGEILVLTGQDSAFLWHGQGQEQELLPARVGATWFLEGRAYLSPTSNPCELGLYSRDGFLFQRLSGKCELIATAAHPQGKWYAGGTINGRLLLWRSERLPFER, encoded by the coding sequence ATGGCCAAACCTGTTATTGTGCTCGCCTTTGCCAACGAACGGGAGAAGGGCAACCGCTACCTGCGCAACCTTCCCCGGGAGCTCAACGCCCTGAAAACGGTTTTGGAAAGGGCCGAAACGGCGGGCCTGTGCGACCTGGAGATCCTGCCCAATACCACTCTGGCCCTGCTGGCCGACACCCTGCGCAAGCCACAATACCAGGGGCGCATTGCCATTTTTCACTACAGCGGCCACGCCAATAGCCTGGATTTGTTGCTCGAACAAGACAGTGGCGCCTCCGCCTCGGCTCATGCCGCCGGGCTGCTGCCCCTGCTGGCTGGCATCGGCAGCCTGCAGTTGGCCTTCCTCAACGGGTGTTTTTCCATTCAGCAGGCCAACGCCCTCAAAGACAAAGGCGTGCCCGCCGTGATCGGCACCGTGCAGGCCGTTTCCGATGCGCTTGCCACCGAATTGTCCATCCATTTTTACGAAGGCCTGGCGGATGGCTTGTCGATCGACAAGGCCTGGCAATGGGCCACCCACGAAGCGGTGGCCGCCCGGGGCGAAAAGGACTGGGGCAAGTATTACGAACTGCAAAAGCGAGGAGCGGGCATAGAAGCCGTCGAAGGCCGCTTCCCCTGGGAACTGCTCTACCGCGACCCTTCCGGAGAGGCGCCGGGCTGGAACCTGCCGATGGCAGCGGACAACCCTCTTTTCGGCCTGCCTCCCGTCCCGGAAAAGTACAGCCCGCCGAATGAGCCGTTCCGGTATCTTCGGCGCTATACCATCGAGGAGGCTCCGGTATTCTTTGGCAGGGGTTCTGCCATTCAGCAACTGTACCGGCAGCTTACCATGCAACTGGGGGCGCCCGTCGTCCTGCTCAACGGGCAATCGGGGGTGGGCAAGTCCTCCCTCCTCTACGCCGGCCTGTTCCCGCGCCTGGAAGAACAATACGACCTGAAATACGTGCGGCGGGATCGCCAAAAGGGTTTGCTGCGCCAGCTGATGGAAGCCCTGGGCGTGGAAGGGGCGCCCGAAGAATGGCCCGGAGAGGATAAGGAGATCGCTAAAAACAAGATACAGCAGGATATCCGGCAGTTGGAAAACACCCTGTCTCAACTGGAAGGCGACGCCCGGCAGCAGGTGGAGGGCCTCATTCAGAATTACCGCGAAAAGCAGGAACAGGCCAGCCTTGCCCAACCCCCCATCGGCGCCGACCTGCGCCGCCAATGGCTGAGCCTCGAAGCGGCTTCGGAAAAAAAAGGCCTGCTCATCATCCTCGACCAGGTGGAGGAAATTTTTACCCGCCCCAATAAAGAGCTGCCTAATGAACTGGAGAGCCTCCTGCGGCAGGTCCAGCACATTTTCGGCGAGCCTAATCAACGGCCGAAAGGCAAACTGCTGTTCAGCTACCGCAAAGAATACCACTCCGATTTCCTCAAGATTTTCAACCGCTACCGCATCCTGCGCGAAGAGTTTTTCCTGGACAAGCTCGACAAAAAGGACATCATAGAGGTGGTTAACGGGCTGGCCTCTACCGAACAGTTGCGGCAAAAGTACAGGCTGGAGGTAGAGCCGGGCCTGCCCCTGGAAATCGCCAACAACCTCATCGCTGACCCCGACTCCCCGATCTCCCCGGTCCTGCAGATCATCCTGACCAAGATGTGGCAACTGCAGGAAGGGCAGTCGCCGCGCGTATTCAAGGCCGAAAATTATCATCAGCTCCAGGAAAAGGGACTCCTGCTGAGCGATTTTTTTCAGCAGCAGATGAAGCAAATTGAGCAATGGGAAAAAACCGCCGGCAGAGCTGTGGCCAGTTCCGGGCTGGCGCTCGACATTCTCAACTTCCACACCACCCGCCTGGGCACGGCGGAAAGCCGCGACCTTCAGCAGTTGCGCATCCTCTATCAACATCAAAGCGACATTTTGGATGAGCTGATCCACCGCTTCCAGGACACTTACCTGCTGGCGGGAATGGAAGGCGCCAAAACCGCTCTGGCCCACGATACCCTGGCGCCCATCGTCCAGAAGGAAATGCGCGATTCCGACAAGCCGGGCCAGCGGGCCCTGCGCATCCTGGAAACCAAGGTGATCGATTACATCCGCGACCCGGAGGAGGCGGTCATCGAGGAAGATGACCTGTCGCTTGTCGAGGAAGGGGCGGAAGGCATGCGGGTATGGCTGCCGATGGAAATTGAGCTGATCGAAAAAAGCCGCCAGCGGCGGGAGGAACTGGAAGCCGAGCGCCGCCGCAACCGCATTTTCCGGCGGGCCGCCGTCGTGGCCATTGCCGTCGTAGCGGCAGTGGCCCTCTTCTTTTGGCGTTCAACGGAACAGCGCCGCCGGCAGCTGGCCATCGAAAATGAATACAACCAGGGGCGGCTGCTGGCCGAAGAAGATCCTGCCGCCGGCCTGCCCGTTATCCTGGAGGCTTATCGCCAGGCCCCGGAAGACGAAGGGAAGCTGGAAACCGCCTATCGCATTTATGAGCAGAATGTTCTGTATCAATCCCTGCTCAAAACCGAACACCACCTCAACGCCGCTGCCTTCTCGCCCGACGGGGCGCACTTTGCCGTGGCCACCGGGGCCGGCAATTCCGTATACCTATATTCCACGGATGAACGTGAACCGATCGATTCTTTCGCGGCGCCTAACAGCCCTTGTTATGCGCTGGCCTTCGGGCCGGACGGCAGCCTGTTCATCGGCTCGGAAGACCGCAAAGCCTATCGGTGGGACTGGAAAGCAAAACGACACGACACTTTTGCTCCCCAGCCGGGAACAGACGGCGCCTCAGTGCGGGCGCTCGCTGTTTCCACCCAGGGCCAGTGGCTGCTCACCCTCCACGCCGGCGGGGTGGTGCGGTGCTGGGATATCCAAACCAGTGGTTTTCTTCAGGAGTTGGCGTTGCCCGGGCCCGCGAAGTCCATGGCCCCCGGCAGCCTGCCGGCAACCCATGAAGAACTTGCCTTCATCGGAATGGAAAATGGCGAAATCCTGGAATTCAGCTTCCGCACCCGGGCCCTCGGTCCTGCCGCCGGCCTTCAATGGGGTGGGGGAGCGGCGGCGGCCCTGGCCTTTAACCAGGCCAGCAGCCTCCTGGCCATTGGCGGGCAAAACGGCGCCCTTCAGCTCTGGCGAAGGGTAGGAGAGGGGTGGGAACCCGGCGCAGCCATTGCCGGGCATAAAGCCGACATCGCCGCCCTGGCCTTTTCCGGCGGCGGCCAATACCTGATCTCTGCTGATGCGGGGGGGAGCGTGCAGGCCACCGAAACGAAGCGTGGGCAGCCCTATCGCCGGCTCAAGGGGCACCACGGCGCGCTGCAAAGTATTTCTTACCTGGATAGCGAGGATATCCTTTTCACGGCATCCGCCGACAGCACGGTCCGGTCCTGGGCTTTCCCATACCCCTTGCCGAACCGGGAGCAACAGCTCAGCCTGTCCAGCATCGAACAACTGGTTTTCGCTCCGGATGGCCGCTACCTGGCAGCGGCCAGCGATTCCGACAGCATTTTCATCCTCAATGCCGGAAATTGGGGCCTGCTGAACCGTTACCGTTGGCCGGAAGGGCAAGTTACCGAGCTGCTCTTCCCTGCCGGCGGCGAATTGCTGGCCGGCGCCACGGAGCAGGGCGAGGCCGTCTTCGTTGAGTTTCAGTCTGGAAAGGTTAGGCACCGTATCCCACTTCCCGGCGGCAGCCCCGGCGTTATTGCCCTGATGGATGATCAGTTGGCTGCCGCTGATGCCGCCGGGCGGATTAGCCTCTGGAACTGGCGCGAGGAAAAACTGCTGAAGGAAACGCAGGACGAGGGCCTGTCCGATATCAGCGCGCTGGCGTTTGCTGCTGATGGCAAGGCCTTGCTGGCAGCTACCCTGAATGGGAAGCTCAGCCTCCGCTCCCTTCCGGGGCTGGAGGAGCAAGCATCTGCCGCCTGGGGGCAGGAACTGGGCGGCCTGTCTGCAGGCAGTAATGGTGAAATCCTCGTGCTTACTGGCCAGGATTCGGCCTTCCTCTGGCATGGCCAGGGCCAGGAACAAGAACTTCTGCCAGCGAGGGTAGGCGCCACCTGGTTTCTGGAGGGCCGGGCCTATCTCAGCCCCACCAGCAACCCCTGTGAGTTGGGCCTGTATTCCAGGGACGGTTTTCTGTTCCAGCGTTTGTCCGGGAAGTGCGAACTCATCGCTACCGCCGCTCACCCGCAGGGAAAGTGGTACGCTGGGGGAACCATAAACGGGCGACTGCTGCTGTGGCGTTCGGAGCGGTTGCCTTTTGAACGTTAG
- a CDS encoding elongation factor G — MSFDTKNIRNVTLLGHSGCGKTTFAECMLFEAGAISRRGTVEEGNTQSDFTNIERERGNSLFSSLMHVAWKDSKINILDTPGFDDFVGEVISSMKVADTGVMLLNAKNGVEVGTELIWEYVEQFETPTIFVINQVDHEKADFDATLEQAKNRFGHKIIPVQYPLNQGTGFNTIVDALRMTMYVFPPEGGRPEKQPIPDSEIERAQEMHNALVEAAAENDEGLMEKFFEEGSLTEEELTEGLRIAIAHQELYPVFCCSSTQNMGSGRIMGFINDVCPSPADRPAKLLDDGTRLPCDSSADTTIFIYKTMSEPQVGNVTYFKVYSGVLNTGDELVNANNRTSERFGQIFTAEGKNREQVGLLKAGDIGVTVKLKNSHTNNTLNVKGEERKIKAMKFPEPRIRVAVNPPSKGDIEKLMKALHIVSEEDPTLIVEQSKTLKQTLLFGQGQLHLDLVKHRIENMYGVSMDFMKPRISYRETITKAQDTMYRHKKQTGGAGQFAELHMRIEPYTEGMPDPSGLNVRNRDIEELPWGGTLAFFWCIVGGSIDAKYSNAIKKGILQKMEEGPLTGSPCQDIRVSVYDGKMHSVDSNDMAFMLASTQAFKQGFKLAAPQIMEPIYKLEILCAGEVMGDIMGDLQTRRAIIMGMGAEGHYQKITAQVPLAELYQYSSTLRSLSQGRAKFRQEFAEFNPVPHDIQQKLMEAHEEELAEA, encoded by the coding sequence ATGAGTTTTGACACTAAAAACATTAGAAACGTTACCCTCCTCGGACACTCTGGTTGTGGGAAGACGACCTTTGCGGAATGCATGCTTTTTGAAGCAGGGGCCATCTCGCGCCGGGGGACCGTGGAGGAAGGCAATACCCAATCTGATTTCACGAACATCGAACGCGAGCGCGGCAACTCGCTTTTCAGCTCGCTGATGCACGTGGCCTGGAAAGATTCCAAGATCAATATCCTGGATACGCCGGGTTTCGACGATTTTGTCGGAGAAGTGATCTCTTCGATGAAGGTAGCCGATACCGGGGTGATGTTGCTCAATGCCAAGAATGGCGTGGAAGTAGGCACAGAACTTATATGGGAATATGTGGAGCAGTTTGAAACGCCCACCATTTTTGTCATCAACCAGGTCGACCACGAAAAAGCCGATTTCGACGCTACGCTCGAACAGGCTAAGAACCGGTTTGGCCATAAGATCATTCCCGTGCAGTACCCGCTCAACCAGGGTACGGGCTTCAATACCATTGTAGACGCGCTTCGGATGACGATGTACGTGTTCCCTCCCGAGGGCGGCAGGCCGGAGAAGCAACCCATCCCCGATTCGGAGATCGAGCGGGCACAGGAGATGCACAACGCTCTGGTGGAAGCCGCCGCCGAAAACGACGAGGGGCTGATGGAAAAATTCTTCGAGGAAGGCTCCCTGACCGAAGAAGAACTGACCGAAGGGCTGCGCATTGCCATTGCCCACCAGGAGTTGTACCCGGTTTTCTGCTGCTCTTCCACCCAAAATATGGGCAGCGGACGCATCATGGGCTTCATCAACGACGTCTGCCCCTCTCCCGCCGACCGCCCCGCCAAATTGCTGGATGACGGCACCCGCCTCCCCTGCGACAGCAGCGCGGATACCACCATCTTCATCTACAAAACCATGTCGGAGCCGCAGGTGGGCAACGTCACCTATTTCAAAGTCTATTCCGGCGTTCTCAACACCGGCGACGAACTGGTCAACGCCAACAACCGAACCTCGGAGCGTTTCGGCCAAATCTTTACTGCCGAAGGCAAAAACCGCGAACAGGTGGGCCTGCTGAAAGCCGGAGACATCGGGGTGACCGTTAAGCTCAAAAATTCGCATACCAACAATACCCTCAACGTTAAAGGGGAAGAACGCAAAATCAAGGCCATGAAATTTCCCGAACCCCGGATAAGGGTGGCGGTCAACCCTCCCAGCAAAGGGGACATAGAAAAGCTCATGAAGGCCCTGCACATCGTTTCCGAGGAAGACCCCACCCTCATCGTGGAGCAATCGAAGACGCTCAAACAGACCCTGCTCTTCGGCCAGGGCCAGCTCCACCTCGACCTCGTCAAACACCGCATCGAGAACATGTACGGGGTGTCGATGGACTTTATGAAGCCCCGCATTTCCTACCGGGAGACGATCACCAAAGCGCAGGACACCATGTACCGCCACAAGAAACAAACCGGCGGGGCTGGCCAGTTCGCCGAGTTGCACATGCGTATCGAACCCTACACCGAAGGCATGCCGGACCCCAGTGGCCTGAACGTGCGCAACCGGGATATTGAAGAACTGCCCTGGGGTGGCACCCTTGCTTTTTTCTGGTGCATCGTGGGCGGGTCTATCGACGCTAAATACTCCAACGCCATTAAAAAGGGCATCCTGCAGAAAATGGAGGAAGGGCCGCTGACGGGCTCCCCCTGCCAGGATATACGGGTTTCCGTTTACGATGGAAAGATGCACTCGGTCGATTCCAACGATATGGCCTTTATGCTGGCTTCCACCCAGGCGTTTAAGCAGGGCTTCAAGCTGGCCGCGCCCCAGATCATGGAACCCATCTACAAGCTGGAGATTCTCTGCGCCGGCGAAGTCATGGGCGACATCATGGGCGACCTGCAGACTCGCCGCGCCATCATCATGGGCATGGGCGCCGAGGGCCACTATCAGAAGATCACCGCTCAGGTGCCTTTGGCTGAATTGTACCAGTATTCCTCCACCTTGCGCTCCCTGTCGCAGGGGCGGGCAAAATTCCGCCAGGAATTCGCCGAGTTTAACCCTGTGCCGCACGACATTCAGCAAAAACTGATGGAAGCGCACGAGGAGGAGTTGGCGGAGGCCTGA
- a CDS encoding aminotransferase class IV, producing the protein MAHYCSINGKITAQEKASLGVMDLAVLRGYGIFDYFLFKYGRPLLEEQYLERFYNSAQKMGLEPTLNRQELSRHLRELIAANGEDKGAVRLVLTGGYAPDGYTPGDPNLIVLQHAYPNYPESYFTQGVGLISHNFQREWPEVKTINYLTGIKLLPEIRKAGALEVLYHHNGELRESVRSNVFILNDKEELITPDSDILFGITRDSIFQAAEGLLPITLRKVSMEEVHSAREVFLTGSNKSAMPVVRIDGRPVGDGKVGYWSKKLKEALEAYREGYYERVLKI; encoded by the coding sequence ATGGCACATTATTGCAGCATAAACGGAAAGATCACAGCTCAGGAGAAGGCCAGCCTGGGCGTTATGGACCTGGCGGTGCTTCGCGGCTATGGCATTTTTGATTATTTTCTGTTCAAATACGGCCGGCCGCTGCTGGAGGAGCAGTACCTGGAGCGCTTTTACAATTCAGCGCAAAAGATGGGGCTGGAACCGACTCTTAACCGGCAGGAACTGAGCCGCCACCTGCGCGAACTGATCGCCGCCAACGGCGAGGACAAAGGCGCCGTCCGCCTGGTGCTCACCGGCGGCTATGCGCCGGACGGCTACACGCCCGGCGATCCCAACCTGATCGTCCTGCAACACGCTTACCCCAACTATCCGGAAAGCTACTTCACCCAGGGCGTGGGGCTGATCAGCCACAACTTTCAGCGGGAATGGCCGGAGGTGAAGACCATCAACTACCTGACCGGCATCAAGCTGCTGCCCGAGATCCGCAAGGCCGGCGCCCTGGAGGTGCTCTACCACCACAACGGAGAGTTGCGGGAGTCGGTGCGCTCCAATGTGTTCATTCTAAACGACAAGGAGGAGCTCATCACTCCGGACAGCGACATCCTCTTCGGCATCACCCGGGATTCGATCTTCCAGGCGGCGGAAGGCCTGCTGCCCATTACCCTCCGGAAAGTGAGCATGGAGGAAGTGCACAGCGCCCGGGAAGTATTCCTCACCGGCTCCAACAAAAGTGCCATGCCGGTGGTGCGCATCGACGGGAGGCCCGTCGGGGACGGGAAGGTGGGGTACTGGTCGAAGAAGCTGAAGGAGGCGTTGGAGGCGTATCGGGAGGGGTATTATGAGCGGGTGTTGAAAATATAG
- the tnpB gene encoding IS66 family insertion sequence element accessory protein TnpB, which produces MMGFTSAQRYYLSREAADMRKSYDGLSGLVRQGLGRDPLSGEVFIFLNRRRTMIKILVWDRSGFVIWSKRLERGTFELPRSTEAGASVALRWEELVMILEGVSLGSIQRRKRYSREKAAA; this is translated from the coding sequence ATGATGGGCTTTACCTCAGCGCAGCGCTATTACCTGAGCCGGGAGGCTGCGGACATGAGAAAGAGTTATGACGGCTTAAGCGGGCTGGTCCGCCAGGGCCTGGGCCGCGACCCCTTGAGCGGAGAAGTATTCATCTTTTTGAACCGGCGCCGGACGATGATCAAGATATTGGTGTGGGACCGTAGCGGTTTTGTAATTTGGAGCAAGCGCTTGGAACGAGGCACGTTCGAGTTGCCGCGCAGCACAGAGGCCGGCGCGTCGGTGGCCTTGCGCTGGGAGGAGTTGGTGATGATCCTGGAAGGCGTATCCCTGGGCAGTATCCAACGGCGCAAGCGCTATAGCAGGGAAAAAGCGGCGGCGTGA